Proteins encoded by one window of Paroedura picta isolate Pp20150507F chromosome 9, Ppicta_v3.0, whole genome shotgun sequence:
- the PDE7A gene encoding high affinity 3',5'-cyclic-AMP phosphodiesterase 7A isoform X2, with protein MEVCYQLPVLPLDRPVPQHVLSRRGAISFSSSSALFGCPNPRQLSQRRGAISYDSSDQTALYIRMLANSEIEVSVSARNIRRLLSFQRYLRSSRFFRGITLPSSSNILDDDYNGQAKCMLEKVGNWNFDIFLFDRLTNGNSLVTLTFHLFNLHGLIEHFQLDTMKLRRFLVMVQEDYHSQNPYHNAVHAADVTQAMHCYLKEPKLLNLLTPWDVLLSLIAAATHDLDHPGVNQPFLIKTNHYLATLYKNTSVLENHHWRSAVGLLRESGLFAHMSLENRQLMESQIGALILATDISRQNEYLSLFRSHLDKGDLCLEDEHHRHLILQMALKCADICNPCRTWELSKQWSEKVTEEFFNQGDVEKKYHLGVSPLCDRQTETMANIQIGFMTYLVEPLFAEWARFSNTRLSQTMLGHLGLNKASWKGMQRQQSGSGDDTDPAFEEMDSDVIPQENRLS; from the exons agACGTGGGGCAATTTCCTATGACAGTTCTGATCAAACTGCATTGTACATTCGTATGCTAG CAAATTCTGAAATTGAAGTTTCTGTGTCTGCGAGAAATATCCGAAGGTTGCTGAGTTTCCAGCGGTACTTGAGATCTTCCCGTTTCTTCCGTGGTATCACTCTTCCAAGTTCTTCAAACATTTTAGATGATGATTATAATGGACAAGCTAAG tgTATGCTAGAAAAAGTTGGAAACTGGAATTTTGATATCTTCCTCTTTGATAGGCTAACAAATG GAAACAGTTTAGTCACCTTAACCTTCCACCTGTTTAATCTTCATGGACTTATAGAGCACTTCCAGTTAGATACAATGAAACTCCGCAGATTTTTAG taatgGTTCAAGAAGATTACCACAGTCAAAATCCATATCACAATGCAGTTCATGCTGCTGATGTGACTCAGGCCATGCACTGTTATTTAAAGGAACCCAAG CTTTTAAATCTGCTAACTCCATGGGATGTTCTGCTCAGTTTAATTGCAGCTGCCACTCATGATTTGGATCACCCAGGTGTTAATCAGCCTTTCCTTATTAAAACAAACCATTATTTAGCAACTTTATACAAG AATACCTCAGTACTGGAAAATCACCACTGGAGATCCGCTGTGGGGCTGCTAAGAGAGAGTGGATTATTTGCACACATGTCTTTAGAAAATAG GCAGCTGATGGAAAGCCAGATAGGAGCACTGATTCTCGCCACAGATATCAGTCGGCAGAATGAATATCTCTCCTTATTTCGTAGTCATTTGGACAAGGGAGACCTATGCTTAGAAGATGAGCACCATCGCCATCTTATTCTTCAG ATGGCTTTGAAATGTGCTGATATTTGCAACCCCTGTCGGACATGGGAACTGAGCAAGCAATGGAGTGAAAAAGTAACAGAAGAGTTCTTTAATCAAG GAGATGTTGAAAAAAAGTACCACTTGGGTGTGAGTCCCTTATGTGATCGACAGACAGAAACCATGGCCAACATCCAGATTG GTTTTATGACCTACTTGGTAGAGCCATTGTTTGCAGAATGGGCAAGATTTTCAAACACCAGGCTGTCTCAAACAATGCTTGGGCATTTGGGGCTGAATAAAGCTAGCTGGAAGGGCATGCAAAGACAGCAGTCCGGCAGCGGTGATGATACTGATCCTGCATTTGAAGAAATGGACTCTGATGTGATACCTCAGGAAAATCGACTATCGTGA
- the PDE7A gene encoding high affinity 3',5'-cyclic-AMP phosphodiesterase 7A isoform X1 → MEVCYQLPVLPLDRPVPQHVLSRRGAISFSSSSALFGCPNPRQLSQRRGAISYDSSDQTALYIRMLGDVRVRSRAGFETERRGSHPYIDFRIFHSNSEIEVSVSARNIRRLLSFQRYLRSSRFFRGITLPSSSNILDDDYNGQAKCMLEKVGNWNFDIFLFDRLTNGNSLVTLTFHLFNLHGLIEHFQLDTMKLRRFLVMVQEDYHSQNPYHNAVHAADVTQAMHCYLKEPKLLNLLTPWDVLLSLIAAATHDLDHPGVNQPFLIKTNHYLATLYKNTSVLENHHWRSAVGLLRESGLFAHMSLENRQLMESQIGALILATDISRQNEYLSLFRSHLDKGDLCLEDEHHRHLILQMALKCADICNPCRTWELSKQWSEKVTEEFFNQGDVEKKYHLGVSPLCDRQTETMANIQIGFMTYLVEPLFAEWARFSNTRLSQTMLGHLGLNKASWKGMQRQQSGSGDDTDPAFEEMDSDVIPQENRLS, encoded by the exons agACGTGGGGCAATTTCCTATGACAGTTCTGATCAAACTGCATTGTACATTCGTATGCTAG GAGATGTACGAGTAAGAAGTCGGGCAGGATTTGAAACAGAGAGAAGAGGTTCTCATCCATACATTGATTTCCGTATTTTTCACT CAAATTCTGAAATTGAAGTTTCTGTGTCTGCGAGAAATATCCGAAGGTTGCTGAGTTTCCAGCGGTACTTGAGATCTTCCCGTTTCTTCCGTGGTATCACTCTTCCAAGTTCTTCAAACATTTTAGATGATGATTATAATGGACAAGCTAAG tgTATGCTAGAAAAAGTTGGAAACTGGAATTTTGATATCTTCCTCTTTGATAGGCTAACAAATG GAAACAGTTTAGTCACCTTAACCTTCCACCTGTTTAATCTTCATGGACTTATAGAGCACTTCCAGTTAGATACAATGAAACTCCGCAGATTTTTAG taatgGTTCAAGAAGATTACCACAGTCAAAATCCATATCACAATGCAGTTCATGCTGCTGATGTGACTCAGGCCATGCACTGTTATTTAAAGGAACCCAAG CTTTTAAATCTGCTAACTCCATGGGATGTTCTGCTCAGTTTAATTGCAGCTGCCACTCATGATTTGGATCACCCAGGTGTTAATCAGCCTTTCCTTATTAAAACAAACCATTATTTAGCAACTTTATACAAG AATACCTCAGTACTGGAAAATCACCACTGGAGATCCGCTGTGGGGCTGCTAAGAGAGAGTGGATTATTTGCACACATGTCTTTAGAAAATAG GCAGCTGATGGAAAGCCAGATAGGAGCACTGATTCTCGCCACAGATATCAGTCGGCAGAATGAATATCTCTCCTTATTTCGTAGTCATTTGGACAAGGGAGACCTATGCTTAGAAGATGAGCACCATCGCCATCTTATTCTTCAG ATGGCTTTGAAATGTGCTGATATTTGCAACCCCTGTCGGACATGGGAACTGAGCAAGCAATGGAGTGAAAAAGTAACAGAAGAGTTCTTTAATCAAG GAGATGTTGAAAAAAAGTACCACTTGGGTGTGAGTCCCTTATGTGATCGACAGACAGAAACCATGGCCAACATCCAGATTG GTTTTATGACCTACTTGGTAGAGCCATTGTTTGCAGAATGGGCAAGATTTTCAAACACCAGGCTGTCTCAAACAATGCTTGGGCATTTGGGGCTGAATAAAGCTAGCTGGAAGGGCATGCAAAGACAGCAGTCCGGCAGCGGTGATGATACTGATCCTGCATTTGAAGAAATGGACTCTGATGTGATACCTCAGGAAAATCGACTATCGTGA